Proteins from a single region of Macaca fascicularis isolate 582-1 chromosome 17, T2T-MFA8v1.1:
- the LOC135968084 gene encoding uncharacterized protein: MEAGGGRSPGMPSAAARRQRSHPRPLPSVPTLFLRVKAALTAQPRPAPPTRSPAHLPGRGAHSLTKLPPGRCGSPGRGASGAGYLKKRPGHRRPTRPTASPRRRRRSCHRRRLLRCAERWSPGDLEPPPPALPALRCARCARALLPGDRHGQAEPRPVRARRAADPQGRAAAPIGCGSRWPRPCSPRSSHAGGARCWRPGDWRPLQGRRGRVRSALGEASCGHQRARPTLLGAAVLPLLASLEINRRPERKEKEKTSLELCAGRTVAAAAVVSDS, encoded by the coding sequence atggaggcaggaggaggacgGAGCCCAGGGATGCCAtcagctgcagcccggagacagCGCTCCCACCCCCGTCCGCTTCCCTCGGTCCCCACCCTCTTCCTCCGAGTGAAGGCGGCCCTGACCGCACAGCCCCGCCCGGCCCCACCCACCCGCTCCCCGGCCCACCTCCCCGGCCGCGGAGCCCACAGCCTCACAAAGCTGCCTCCCGGGCGCTGCGGTTCCCCGGGGCGAGGGGCGAGCGGGGCTGGGTACCTGAAGAAGAGGCCAGGACACCGGCGCCCAACGAGACCCACAGCATCGCCCCGGCGCCGCCGCCGTAGTTGCCACCGCCGGAGGCTACTTCGCTGCGCCGAGCGGTGGAGCCCCGGGGACCTGGAGCCGCCGCCGCCTGCGCTCCCTGCGCTGCGCTGCGCTCGCTGCGCCCGGGCTCTGCTGCCCGGCGACCGCCACGGTCAAGCGGAGCCCCGCCCCGTGCGCGCCCGGCGAGCCGCGGACCCCCAAGGACGCGCCGCCGCCCCGATTGGCTGCGGGAGTCGCTGGCCCCGCCCCTGCTCGCCGCGCTCCTCCCACGCCGGGGGCGCGCGCTGCTGGCGGCCCGGAGACTGGCGGCCTCTCCAGGGGCGCCGCGGGAGGGTGCGGTCCGCGCTGGGCGAGGCTTCCTGCGGGCACCAGCGCGCTCGGCCTACGCTCCTGGGCGCTGCAGTTCTCCCTCTCCTTGCCAGCCTAGAGATAAATAGACggccagaaagaaaagaaaaggagaaaacatctCTAGAGCTCTGCGCGGGGAGGACAGTAGCCGCGGCAGCTGTG